In Streptococcus uberis, a single window of DNA contains:
- a CDS encoding Tex family protein — MENTTIETISKNLSISQKQIEDVLSLTAEGNTIPFIARYRKEVTGNLDEVTIKAIIDQEKSLNNLRERRETILSKIEEQGKLTDSLRLAIESAEKLADLEELYLPYKEKRRTKATIAREAGLFPLARLILQNKSNLVKEAEAFISESFPTAEKALSGAVDILVEAMSEDAKLRSWTYNEIWNYSNILSQAKDLSLDDKKIFQIYYDFSDKVNKMQGYRTLALNRGEKLGVLKVSFDHHLDKMMRFYSARFKEKNAYIEEVVSQTVKKKIVPAMERRIRSELTEAAEDGAIALFSENLRNLLLVSPLKGKMVLGFDPAFRTGAKLAVVDQTGKLMTTHVIYPVPPASQTKIQLAKKELAEIISSYDIEIIAIGNGTASRESEAFVADVLKDFPNTSYVIVNESGASVYSASELARHEFPELTVEKRSAISIARRLQDPLAELVKIDPKSIGVGQYQHDVSQKKLSENLDFVVDTVVNQVGVNINTASAVLLEHVSGLNKTISENIVKYREENGRIQSRTEIKKVPRLGEKAFEQAAGFLRIPNGKNFLDNTGVHPESYPAVKELLKQLNIEELDDRAKVVLKSVQIPQMANQIGLGEETLKDIIKDLLKPGRDLRDDFQAPVLRQDILDLKDLEIGQKLEGTVRNVVDFGAFVDIGVHEDGLIHISEMSKTFVNHPSQVLSVGDLVTVWVSKIDLDRHKVNLSLLAPNESH; from the coding sequence ATGGAAAATACAACTATTGAAACAATTTCAAAGAATTTATCGATTTCTCAAAAACAAATCGAAGATGTTTTAAGCTTAACTGCTGAAGGGAACACGATTCCATTTATTGCTCGTTATCGTAAAGAAGTTACTGGAAATTTGGATGAAGTAACCATTAAAGCAATCATTGACCAAGAAAAGTCGCTCAACAATCTTAGAGAAAGACGAGAAACGATTCTTTCGAAGATAGAGGAGCAAGGAAAATTAACAGATAGTCTAAGATTGGCTATTGAATCAGCAGAAAAATTAGCCGATTTAGAAGAGCTTTACTTACCTTATAAAGAAAAAAGAAGAACAAAAGCAACTATTGCACGAGAAGCAGGGCTCTTTCCTTTAGCTCGACTTATCTTGCAAAATAAATCTAATCTAGTAAAGGAAGCTGAAGCATTTATTTCAGAAAGTTTCCCGACAGCTGAAAAAGCTTTGTCAGGAGCAGTAGATATACTGGTTGAAGCCATGTCAGAAGATGCCAAGTTGCGATCATGGACCTATAATGAAATTTGGAACTATTCTAATATTCTTTCTCAAGCCAAAGATTTAAGCTTAGATGATAAAAAGATTTTTCAAATCTATTATGACTTTTCGGATAAAGTTAATAAAATGCAAGGCTATCGTACGTTAGCGTTAAATAGAGGTGAAAAGTTAGGTGTTTTAAAAGTGTCATTTGACCATCATTTAGATAAAATGATGCGTTTTTATAGTGCACGATTTAAAGAAAAAAACGCCTATATCGAAGAAGTTGTTTCACAGACAGTCAAGAAAAAGATTGTTCCTGCAATGGAACGCCGTATTCGTTCTGAGTTAACGGAAGCAGCAGAAGATGGCGCCATTGCACTTTTCTCAGAAAACTTGAGAAATCTGTTATTGGTATCCCCTCTAAAAGGGAAAATGGTTTTAGGATTTGATCCTGCTTTCCGAACAGGAGCAAAATTAGCCGTTGTTGACCAAACCGGAAAATTGATGACAACTCATGTTATTTATCCGGTCCCACCAGCAAGTCAAACTAAGATCCAACTTGCCAAAAAAGAATTAGCAGAAATCATATCAAGTTATGATATTGAAATTATTGCCATTGGTAACGGTACGGCAAGTAGAGAAAGCGAAGCTTTTGTAGCAGACGTGTTAAAAGATTTTCCAAACACCTCCTATGTTATTGTCAACGAAAGCGGTGCTTCGGTCTATTCAGCATCTGAATTGGCAAGACATGAATTCCCAGAATTAACAGTTGAAAAACGATCAGCTATTTCAATTGCAAGACGACTCCAAGATCCTTTGGCTGAGCTGGTGAAAATAGATCCAAAGTCTATCGGTGTCGGACAATATCAACATGATGTGAGTCAAAAGAAATTATCTGAAAACCTTGATTTTGTTGTGGATACCGTTGTTAACCAAGTCGGTGTTAATATCAATACCGCTAGTGCCGTCTTACTAGAACATGTCTCAGGTCTTAATAAAACGATTTCTGAGAATATTGTGAAGTATAGGGAAGAAAATGGACGAATTCAAAGCCGAACAGAAATTAAAAAAGTCCCTCGTTTAGGAGAAAAAGCCTTTGAACAAGCGGCAGGTTTCTTAAGAATTCCAAATGGGAAGAATTTTTTAGATAATACAGGTGTTCACCCAGAATCTTATCCTGCAGTCAAAGAATTATTAAAACAACTAAACATTGAAGAATTGGATGATCGTGCGAAAGTTGTCTTGAAATCTGTTCAAATCCCACAAATGGCAAATCAAATTGGTCTAGGTGAGGAAACACTCAAAGATATTATCAAGGATTTGTTAAAACCAGGTAGAGACTTAAGGGATGATTTCCAAGCTCCTGTCCTACGTCAGGATATTTTAGATTTAAAAGATTTGGAAATTGGTCAAAAACTGGAAGGCACTGTTCGCAATGTTGTTGATTTCGGAGCTTTTGTTGATATCGGTGTACATGAAGATGGACTTATTCACATCTCAGAAATGAGTAAGACTTTTGTTAACCATCCAAGCCAGGTCCTTTCTGTGGGGGATTTGGTCACTGTTTGGGTCTCAAAAATCGATTTGGACAGACACAAAGTTAATTTGAGTTTATTAGCACCAAATGAATCTCACTGA
- a CDS encoding SprT family protein, with protein MNLTDYVNEVSLEDFGKPFKHHAYWNKRLRTTGGRFFPKDGHLDFNPKMFQEFGQETFRRIVRHELCHYHLYFEGKGYQHKDLDFKRLLKEVDGLRYAPRSTKERGSINYRCQKCGHCYKRQRRINLQKYVCGYCRGHLKEINQSKD; from the coding sequence ATGAATCTCACTGATTACGTCAATGAAGTTTCACTAGAAGACTTCGGTAAACCTTTTAAGCATCATGCTTATTGGAATAAGCGACTCAGAACAACTGGAGGACGCTTTTTTCCTAAAGATGGACATCTAGATTTTAACCCCAAAATGTTTCAAGAATTTGGCCAAGAGACCTTTCGACGAATCGTTAGACATGAGCTTTGTCACTATCATCTCTACTTTGAAGGCAAAGGTTATCAGCATAAGGATCTAGACTTTAAAAGGTTATTAAAAGAAGTGGATGGACTTCGCTATGCACCGAGAAGCACAAAAGAGCGGGGAAGCATTAACTATCGTTGCCAGAAATGTGGGCATTGCTATAAACGTCAACGGAGAATCAACCTACAAAAATATGTTTGTGGTTATTGCAGAGGACACTTAAAAGAAATAAATCAGTCGAAAGACTGA
- a CDS encoding PspC domain-containing protein — translation MESKFYKQRKNRLLAGVVAGLADKYGWDLPLARVFAALVIYFSGFGVLIYILLAIFLPYKEDLIANKNGNGSRRRKNADVINDDEEDGWFW, via the coding sequence ATGGAAAGTAAGTTTTATAAACAAAGAAAAAACAGACTTTTAGCTGGTGTTGTTGCAGGTTTAGCAGATAAATATGGCTGGGATTTACCCCTAGCGCGTGTTTTCGCAGCCTTAGTCATTTATTTTTCAGGTTTTGGGGTTCTGATATATATCCTTTTAGCCATTTTTTTACCTTATAAAGAAGATTTAATCGCCAATAAAAATGGCAATGGGTCAAGACGTCGTAAAAATGCTGACGTCATTAATGACGACGAAGAAGATGGTTGGTTCTGGTGA
- the hprK gene encoding HPr(Ser) kinase/phosphatase has protein sequence MTVTVKKLIERLKLEIIYANDQLLEKEITTSDISRPGLEMTGYFDYYSPERIQLFGMKEWSYMTKMTAHNRYSVLREMFKKDTPAVIVSRDLPIPEEMVKAAEEEGIALLRSKISTSRLSGSISYYLDALLAERTSVHGVLMDIYGMGVLIQGDSGIGKSETGLELVKRGHRLVADDRVDVYAKDEETLWGEPAEILRHLLEIRGVGIIDVMSLYGASAVKDSSQVQLAIYLENFEAGKVFDRLGNGHEEVEFAGVKVPRIRIPVKTGRNVSVVIEAAAMNHRAKQMGFDATKTFEERLTNLISRNEEMK, from the coding sequence ATGACTGTTACGGTAAAAAAGCTCATTGAACGATTAAAATTAGAGATTATTTATGCTAACGATCAATTGTTAGAAAAAGAAATTACAACATCAGACATCTCTCGTCCCGGACTTGAAATGACAGGTTATTTTGATTATTATTCCCCAGAACGGATTCAGTTATTCGGTATGAAAGAATGGTCATACATGACCAAAATGACTGCTCATAACCGTTATTCTGTTTTAAGAGAAATGTTTAAAAAAGACACACCAGCTGTCATTGTTTCCAGAGATTTACCTATTCCAGAAGAAATGGTAAAAGCTGCTGAAGAAGAAGGCATTGCACTCTTAAGAAGTAAAATTTCCACAAGTCGACTTTCTGGAAGTATTTCCTATTATTTGGATGCTTTACTTGCTGAACGAACGAGTGTACATGGTGTCTTAATGGATATTTATGGCATGGGAGTTCTCATTCAAGGGGACTCCGGTATTGGTAAAAGTGAAACAGGTTTAGAACTTGTGAAACGTGGGCATCGCTTAGTAGCAGACGATCGCGTGGATGTCTATGCCAAAGATGAGGAAACGCTTTGGGGTGAACCGGCAGAAATATTACGGCATCTCCTTGAAATACGTGGAGTCGGCATTATAGATGTCATGTCTCTATACGGAGCAAGTGCCGTAAAAGATTCTTCTCAAGTCCAACTGGCAATCTACTTAGAAAATTTTGAAGCTGGAAAAGTCTTTGACCGTCTCGGAAATGGACATGAAGAAGTAGAATTTGCAGGAGTTAAAGTTCCTCGCATTCGTATCCCAGTTAAAACAGGACGAAATGTTTCAGTTGTTATTGAAGCAGCAGCAATGAATCATCGTGCTAAACAAATGGGGTTCGATGCTACTAAAACCTTTGAAGAACGCCTCACCAACCTCATAAGTAGAAATGAGGAGATGAAATGA
- the lgt gene encoding prolipoprotein diacylglyceryl transferase: protein MIDPVAIQIGPFAIHWYALCIMTGLVLAVYLSSKEAPRKKMTSDDVIDFIIIAFPIAIVGARLYYVIFEWSYYSKHLNELLAIWNGGIAIYGGLITGAIVLFIYCYYKVLNPIRFLDIIAPGLMLAQAIGRWGNFINQEAYGRVVKALPYLPSFIQKQMFIDGHYRMPTFLFESVWNIIGFTIICYLRRQKKLLLEGEVLAFYLIWYGIGRFVIEGMRTDSLIFIGLRVSQIVSIVLIILGIVFVILRRRQKGIPYYQE from the coding sequence ATGATAGATCCTGTTGCCATTCAGATTGGACCATTTGCTATCCATTGGTATGCCTTATGTATCATGACCGGCCTCGTTTTGGCAGTCTATCTTTCAAGTAAAGAAGCGCCACGAAAAAAAATGACAAGTGATGATGTCATTGATTTTATTATTATTGCTTTCCCAATTGCTATTGTTGGAGCGCGCCTTTACTATGTCATTTTTGAATGGTCCTACTATTCCAAACATTTAAATGAATTATTAGCCATTTGGAATGGAGGCATAGCGATTTATGGTGGTTTAATAACTGGTGCAATTGTCTTATTCATTTATTGTTATTATAAGGTTTTGAACCCCATTCGTTTTCTAGATATTATTGCTCCAGGTCTTATGCTAGCCCAAGCAATTGGAAGATGGGGGAATTTTATTAATCAGGAAGCTTATGGCCGAGTTGTTAAAGCATTGCCTTATTTACCAAGTTTTATTCAAAAACAAATGTTTATTGATGGTCATTATCGTATGCCAACCTTTTTATTCGAATCTGTCTGGAATATCATTGGTTTTACTATCATTTGTTATCTTAGACGTCAGAAGAAACTTTTATTAGAAGGTGAGGTATTGGCATTTTATCTCATATGGTATGGTATTGGTCGATTTGTCATTGAAGGGATGCGAACAGATAGTCTGATCTTTATTGGACTTAGAGTTTCACAAATCGTTTCAATTGTCTTAATTATCTTAGGTATTGTATTCGTCATTCTAAGACGACGCCAAAAGGGAATCCCTTATTATCAAGAATAA
- a CDS encoding DUF948 domain-containing protein codes for MDLVGISLIIIALAFVALVIFLIIVLKKVSETIDETKKTISILTSDVNVTLYQTNEILAKANVLVEDVNGKVSTIDPLFVAIADLSESVSDLNVHARDLGQKARNASSNVSSVSKAAIVGKVASKIFNKKGEK; via the coding sequence ATGGATTTAGTCGGAATCTCACTTATTATTATTGCATTAGCCTTTGTGGCACTGGTTATCTTTTTGATTATCGTTTTGAAAAAAGTATCAGAAACTATTGATGAAACGAAGAAAACGATCTCTATTTTAACAAGTGATGTCAATGTCACCTTATATCAAACGAATGAGATTTTAGCTAAAGCCAATGTATTAGTCGAAGATGTTAATGGCAAAGTCTCAACGATAGATCCCTTATTTGTTGCTATTGCAGACTTATCTGAAAGTGTCTCTGATTTAAATGTACATGCTCGAGATTTGGGACAAAAAGCTCGCAATGCTTCAAGTAATGTATCTTCAGTTAGTAAAGCAGCAATTGTAGGTAAAGTTGCTTCCAAAATTTTTAATAAAAAAGGAGAAAAATAA
- a CDS encoding YtxH domain-containing protein, whose product MGKLLKSLVIGTATGLATAYFLSSEKGKEIKARAEKAFEAYKENPEEYHQMAKDKGQEYSHLAKETFYDYKQKFENGDITPEQVFETVKEKTNQFVKQASQTFADKSENTSETEVNLSEEDIIFDYTDPKEDVPIISQSELTSTEENLSSEISSKSEEVKSETNDLDNHF is encoded by the coding sequence ATGGGTAAATTATTGAAGTCATTAGTAATTGGTACGGCAACCGGCTTAGCAACAGCCTATTTCTTAAGTAGTGAAAAAGGTAAAGAAATCAAAGCAAGAGCTGAAAAAGCCTTCGAAGCTTATAAAGAAAATCCTGAAGAATATCATCAAATGGCAAAAGATAAAGGTCAGGAGTATAGCCATCTTGCTAAAGAAACATTCTATGATTATAAGCAAAAATTTGAAAATGGTGATATAACGCCTGAGCAAGTTTTTGAAACGGTCAAAGAAAAAACAAACCAATTTGTGAAACAAGCTAGTCAAACATTTGCCGATAAATCTGAAAATACTTCTGAAACGGAAGTTAACCTATCAGAAGAGGATATTATCTTCGACTATACAGATCCAAAAGAAGATGTTCCAATTATCAGCCAATCAGAATTGACAAGTACAGAGGAAAACTTGTCGTCGGAAATAAGCTCCAAATCAGAAGAAGTAAAATCAGAAACGAATGATTTAGACAATCATTTTTAA
- a CDS encoding DUF3270 domain-containing protein codes for MPAQLKKNYEFEENNSYLEQEPKYQDFQEINFESTKLQELFFFARVAIFSLVSVFFAFVLLAINFAPVWAFLFSSLMSFGITILISKSVHSFLS; via the coding sequence ATGCCAGCTCAATTGAAGAAAAACTATGAGTTTGAAGAAAACAATAGTTATCTTGAACAAGAACCTAAATACCAAGATTTTCAAGAAATCAATTTTGAGAGTACTAAACTACAAGAATTATTTTTCTTTGCTCGTGTTGCTATTTTTAGTTTAGTCAGTGTTTTCTTTGCATTCGTCCTTCTCGCAATTAATTTTGCACCTGTTTGGGCCTTTCTATTTTCAAGTCTGATGAGTTTTGGTATTACAATACTCATTTCTAAATCAGTTCATTCATTCTTATCATAA
- a CDS encoding peptidase U32 family protein, whose protein sequence is MNKIIITATAESIEQVKKLLAIGVDRIYVGEANYGLRLPHNFSTDELKEIAHLVHEAGKELTVACNALMHQDMMDNIKPFLELMKEIQVDYLVVGDAGLFYVNKRDGYNFKLIYDTSVFVTSSRQVNFWGKHGAVETVLAREIPSAELFTLAENLEFPAEVLVYGASVIHHSKRPLLENYYHFTHIDDEVTRERGLFLAEPGDSESHYSIYQDNHGTHIFMNNDIDMMTKLDQLYDHGLCHWKLDGIYCPGDDFVAICQLFMKAKESLLSDQWSSQLADDLNQKVKALHPKGRGLDTGFYEFDPDTVK, encoded by the coding sequence ATGAATAAAATTATTATAACCGCAACAGCTGAAAGCATTGAACAAGTTAAAAAGCTTTTAGCTATTGGCGTTGATCGCATTTACGTTGGGGAAGCAAACTATGGTTTGCGTTTACCTCATAACTTTTCAACTGATGAGTTGAAAGAAATCGCTCATTTAGTCCACGAAGCTGGAAAAGAGTTAACAGTTGCTTGTAATGCCCTGATGCATCAAGATATGATGGATAATATCAAGCCTTTCTTAGAATTAATGAAGGAAATTCAAGTTGATTATCTTGTTGTAGGGGATGCGGGTCTTTTTTATGTCAATAAAAGGGATGGCTATAACTTTAAACTCATTTATGATACTTCTGTTTTCGTAACATCAAGTAGACAAGTTAATTTTTGGGGGAAGCATGGTGCAGTTGAGACAGTATTAGCAAGAGAAATTCCATCTGCTGAATTATTTACTTTAGCTGAAAATTTAGAATTTCCAGCAGAAGTACTTGTTTACGGGGCATCAGTCATTCATCACTCTAAACGTCCACTTTTAGAAAATTATTACCATTTTACCCACATAGATGATGAAGTTACCCGTGAGAGAGGACTTTTCTTAGCGGAACCAGGTGATTCTGAAAGTCATTATTCCATCTATCAAGATAATCATGGAACACATATTTTCATGAATAATGATATTGATATGATGACCAAGTTAGATCAACTGTATGACCATGGTTTATGCCATTGGAAGCTAGATGGTATCTATTGTCCAGGTGATGACTTCGTCGCCATCTGTCAATTATTTATGAAAGCTAAAGAAAGTCTTCTGTCAGATCAATGGTCAAGTCAATTAGCTGATGATCTGAATCAAAAAGTCAAAGCCTTACATCCAAAAGGCAGAGGGTTAGATACTGGTTTTTACGAATTTGATCCGGATACTGTAAAATAG
- a CDS encoding peptidase U32 family protein, with protein MSQLKKRPEVLSPAGTLEKLKVAIDYGADAVFVGGQAYGLRSRAGNFSMEELQEGIDYAHARNAKVYVAANMVTHEGNELGAGEWFRQLRDMGLDAVIVSDPALIVICSTEAPGLEIHLSTQASSTNYETFEFWKEMGLTRVVLAREVNMAELAEIRKRTQVEIEAFVHGAMCISYSGRCVLSNHMSHRDANRGGCSQSCRWKYDLYDMPFGSERKSLQGEIPEEYSMSSVDMCMIEHIPDLIENGVDSLKIEGRMKSIHYVSTVTNCYKAAVDAYMESPEKFYAIKDDLIDELWKVAQRELATGFYYGTPTENEQLFGARRKIPQYKFVGEVVDFDSSTMIATVRQRNVIHEGDHIEFYGPGFRHFETIVQDLHDENGNKIDRAPNPMALLTIKLPNSVKAGDMIRARKEGLVNLYQKDGKSRTVRAKA; from the coding sequence ATGTCACAATTAAAAAAACGACCTGAGGTTTTATCACCTGCAGGAACCCTTGAAAAACTAAAAGTTGCTATTGATTACGGTGCTGATGCTGTCTTTGTTGGTGGTCAGGCCTATGGCTTAAGAAGCAGAGCAGGTAACTTCTCAATGGAAGAGTTACAAGAAGGCATTGATTATGCCCATGCTAGAAATGCAAAGGTCTATGTTGCTGCAAATATGGTTACCCACGAAGGAAATGAACTGGGAGCTGGCGAATGGTTCAGACAATTGCGTGATATGGGCTTGGATGCTGTCATTGTTTCTGACCCGGCATTGATTGTTATTTGTTCAACCGAAGCACCTGGTTTAGAGATTCATCTATCTACCCAAGCATCTTCTACTAATTACGAAACCTTTGAATTTTGGAAAGAAATGGGCTTAACACGTGTCGTATTAGCTCGTGAAGTTAATATGGCTGAGTTGGCTGAAATTCGAAAACGGACTCAAGTGGAAATTGAGGCTTTTGTCCATGGTGCCATGTGTATCTCTTATTCTGGTCGATGTGTCTTATCTAATCATATGAGTCACCGGGATGCCAATCGTGGGGGCTGTTCACAATCTTGCCGTTGGAAATATGACCTTTATGATATGCCTTTTGGAAGCGAGCGAAAATCCTTACAGGGTGAAATCCCTGAGGAGTATTCGATGTCATCAGTTGATATGTGTATGATTGAACATATTCCAGACTTAATCGAAAACGGAGTGGATAGTTTAAAAATTGAAGGCCGTATGAAATCAATTCACTATGTTTCGACGGTTACCAACTGCTATAAAGCAGCTGTAGATGCCTATATGGAAAGTCCAGAGAAGTTTTATGCCATCAAAGATGATTTAATTGATGAACTTTGGAAAGTTGCACAAAGAGAACTAGCTACTGGTTTTTATTACGGAACACCAACTGAAAATGAACAACTCTTTGGTGCTCGTCGTAAAATTCCACAATATAAATTTGTTGGCGAAGTTGTTGATTTTGATTCCTCAACGATGATTGCTACTGTGAGACAGCGTAATGTTATTCATGAAGGTGATCACATTGAATTCTATGGCCCAGGTTTCCGTCATTTTGAAACCATTGTGCAAGATTTACATGATGAAAATGGCAACAAGATTGACCGTGCACCAAACCCGATGGCACTTTTAACCATTAAATTACCAAATTCTGTTAAAGCAGGCGATATGATACGTGCCCGAAAAGAAGGTCTAGTTAATTTATACCAAAAGGACGGTAAAAGTCGTACTGTGAGAGCCAAAGCTTAA
- a CDS encoding YdbC family protein — protein sequence MAEFSFKIEEHLLTLSESEKGWTKELNRVSFNGAEAKWDIRTWSPDHTKMGKGITLTNEEFDKIVKAFKN from the coding sequence ATGGCAGAATTTTCTTTTAAAATAGAAGAACATCTACTGACACTATCAGAGAGTGAAAAGGGATGGACCAAAGAGCTTAACCGCGTCTCATTTAATGGAGCAGAAGCGAAATGGGACATTCGCACTTGGAGCCCTGACCACACAAAAATGGGTAAAGGTATTACATTAACGAATGAAGAATTTGATAAAATTGTAAAAGCTTTTAAAAATTAG
- a CDS encoding peptide ABC transporter substrate-binding protein, giving the protein MKNLKKYSSLGLLVISATTLVACGTKSASGNSESSDVINWYTPTEIITLDVSKNTDRYSAMAIGNSGSNLLRVGKNGKLQPDLATKVDISKDGKTYTATLRDGLKWSDGSDLTADDFVYTWQRMVDPKTASEYAYLTTDAHLLNADKIISGQETDLSKLGVKAEGNKVIFTLETPAPQFESLLSFSNFVPQKKSFVEKEGKNYGTNSEKLLYSGPYKVSNWNGTSGSFKLVKNKYYWDAKNVKTKTVKVQAVKKPDTAVQMYKQGQLDFANISATSAIYNANKNNKDNVKIAEARADYLVYNETGNVKALSNLKIRQALNLATDREALVKAAVDTGSKAAKTLVPYGLSTLSDGTDLAEHTAQPYTYDKEKAAKLFKEGLAELGTDKLTLTLLADSDNPAKKAAVDYLKEAWEKNLPGFTLEEKFVTFKQRLKDTSEQNFDIAFVSWGGDYPEGSTFYGLFTSTSDYNYGKINSPEYDAAYQKALTTDALDKDAAADDYKDAEKALYEGAHYSPLYNLSNEGLQNPKIKGLVRNSTGLDVDFTHAYKTK; this is encoded by the coding sequence ATGAAGAATTTGAAAAAATATTCTAGTTTAGGATTGTTGGTTATAAGTGCTACAACTTTGGTAGCCTGTGGAACAAAAAGTGCTTCTGGTAATAGTGAATCGAGTGATGTTATTAACTGGTATACACCAACAGAAATCATTACCTTAGATGTTTCTAAAAATACGGACCGTTATTCAGCTATGGCTATTGGAAATTCTGGTAGTAATTTACTTCGCGTTGGCAAAAATGGTAAATTACAACCTGATCTTGCAACAAAAGTCGATATTTCAAAAGATGGCAAGACTTATACTGCAACACTCCGTGACGGACTAAAATGGTCAGATGGTAGTGATTTAACTGCTGATGATTTTGTTTACACATGGCAACGTATGGTGGATCCTAAAACAGCATCAGAATACGCCTATCTTACAACAGATGCTCATCTCTTAAATGCCGATAAGATTATTTCTGGACAAGAAACAGATTTGTCAAAACTTGGAGTAAAAGCTGAAGGGAATAAAGTTATTTTTACTTTAGAAACCCCTGCTCCACAATTTGAAAGCCTCCTTTCATTCTCTAATTTTGTTCCACAGAAGAAATCATTTGTTGAAAAAGAAGGTAAAAATTATGGAACAAACTCTGAAAAACTTCTTTATTCTGGACCCTATAAAGTTTCAAATTGGAATGGAACTAGCGGTAGTTTCAAACTTGTCAAAAATAAATACTACTGGGATGCTAAGAATGTAAAAACAAAAACTGTTAAGGTACAAGCTGTCAAAAAACCTGATACAGCGGTACAAATGTATAAACAAGGACAGCTTGACTTTGCTAATATCTCTGCTACATCAGCTATTTATAACGCCAATAAAAATAACAAAGATAATGTTAAGATTGCAGAAGCTCGAGCTGACTACCTTGTTTATAATGAAACAGGTAATGTAAAGGCATTAAGTAACCTTAAAATTCGTCAAGCCCTTAACCTAGCAACTGATCGGGAAGCTTTAGTCAAAGCAGCAGTTGATACAGGTTCTAAAGCAGCAAAAACCTTGGTACCATATGGTCTTTCAACTTTATCAGATGGAACAGATTTAGCTGAACATACAGCTCAACCTTATACTTACGACAAAGAAAAAGCGGCTAAGCTTTTTAAAGAAGGCCTTGCTGAACTTGGTACAGATAAATTAACGTTAACCCTCTTGGCTGACTCTGATAATCCAGCTAAAAAAGCAGCAGTTGACTACTTAAAAGAAGCATGGGAGAAAAACTTGCCAGGTTTCACTCTAGAAGAAAAATTTGTAACCTTTAAACAACGTTTAAAAGATACATCAGAACAAAATTTTGATATTGCCTTTGTAAGTTGGGGTGGAGATTATCCAGAAGGATCCACATTCTATGGATTGTTCACATCAACATCAGACTATAACTATGGAAAAATTAACAGTCCAGAATATGATGCAGCTTATCAAAAAGCTTTAACAACAGATGCACTTGATAAAGATGCAGCAGCTGATGATTATAAAGATGCTGAAAAAGCTTTATATGAAGGTGCTCACTATAGCCCACTTTATAATCTATCCAATGAAGGACTCCAAAATCCTAAAATCAAAGGCTTGGTTCGTAATTCGACAGGACTTGATGTAGACTTCACGCATGCTTACAAAACAAAATAA